In Thermococcus profundus, the genomic stretch GTAGCATATTATCAGATGAACGCCACCGAATTTTGAGAAGAACCAAAGATCCTGGGGGGAAGGAGAGCATACATGGTCAGGATGGGAGTGAACGGTTCCCTTTATCTCCTCATCGAGGGGGAGCATCCAGGTATTAAAAAAAGCAGAAGTCCGTCCGAAGTGTCCCCCAGGGGCTATTAAGACCTCCTCAAAAACTCCGCCCTTCTCACGGAGGAAACCCGCGAATTCGTTTGGGTAGAAGTCCCTCGCCAGTTCGAGGAGGTACTCCAGAAGCTC encodes the following:
- a CDS encoding Mov34/MPN/PAD-1 family protein, producing the protein MIERVRIREELLEYLLELARDFYPNEFAGFLREKGGVFEEVLIAPGGHFGRTSAFFNTWMLPLDEEIKGTVHSHPDHVCSPSPQDLWFFSKFGGVHLIICYPYSAADVVAYDSEGNPLEIDVVP